The genomic window TAATTTGATTATGTCTTGTAAGGTCTGCATGAATAGGTGATACAGATACAAAGCCACGGCCAACTGAATAGAAATCAGTACCTTCTCCTCCATCATTTGGTAAGCCGGCAGCACCGACCCAATAAGAAGTATTGCCATCAACATCTTGTGTTTTATTGACAGGCTCAGCTTTATGTCTTTTTCCAAGCCTTGTGATATGTATACCTTGAATTTTTTCTAAGGGCACATCAGGTACATTAATATTTAAGAGCATAGCTTCTTTGGGTTTATTATTTTGGTAATGCAAAATAAGATCATTTGTAATAGATGCGGCCGTTTCAAAATAGGTTGCATCGTTTTGTGACATTGAAATAGCAAAGGAAGGAATGTCCAGTAAGAAGCCTTCCATAGCAGCTGCTACCGTACCAGAGTAAATGGTGTCATCACCCATGTTGGCGCCATTATTAATACCAGAAATCACCATATCTGGCACCTTATCTAACAGCCCTGTTAATGCTAAATGCACGCAGTCTGTTGGCGTGCCATTAATATAGTAATAATCTTTTTCAACTTCCGTAACTGTCAATGGACGATCAAGCGATAAAGAGTTACTCGCGCCACTTCTGTTTCTATCAGGCGCGACAATAGTCACATGTGCTATTTTTTTTAAATAGCTTGCAAGCTTTTTAATACCAGGTGCGTTGTATCCGTCATCGTTAGATAAAAGAATATTCATATTACGGACGACTGACTTTCAGATAAAACGTTACACATAGAAAAAATACAACACTTAAAAAAACTTCAAGGAGTGCTATTTTAGATGATAGACCGAGATCGGAATAGGCTCTTACAACACCTTCAATAAAATAAATGAATATGAGTAAGCCAGACCATTTATAAGTATAAATTTTTCCTTTAAGAATACCCATCATTGAAATGAGAAGAGGGACGACTTTAAGGACCAGCCACGAACTCTGGCTTTTAAAGGGCGCCAAAAATAACTCCCAAGAGCACAAAAGAAAAATAAGACAAATAAGACTAACGGAAGCTCCTAATTGGAGATAATTTTTCATGCTGAAAGTTTAAGCGCGGTTTCAGCTAGTCGCTTACCCATAGCAAGACATATTTTTTTCTCGTCCTCAGATATTGGTGCTTTATTAGATTCACCAGCCACATGAGAAGGTCCATAAGGCGTGCCCCCTGTTTTGGTGCTACTTAATTCTGGAACTGAGTAAGGCACACCCATAATCACCATGCCTAAATGAAGTAGTGGAAGTTGCATGCTAAGAAGTGTTGATTCATTACCGCCATGAAGAGAACCTGAAGAAGTAAATACACAAGCAGGTTTTCCAATAAGGTTTCCACTTAACCATAAAGATATAGTGCTATCGATGAAATATTTAAGAGGCGCTGCCATATTACCAAATCTCGTAGGACTTCCCATGGCTAGACCTATACATTCTTCAAGATCTTTGTGGTCCACATAAGGAGGGCCTTCGCTTGGGATACTGTCTTCCAGAGCCTGAATGGTGGATGTCACTTTAGGCACAGTTCGAATTCTAGCTTTAACACCAGGAATGGATTCAATACCTCTCGCAATAAATGTGGCCATTTCTCCAACCGCACCCCCGTGAGAGTAGTAAAGAACTAAAACTTCTTTCATTAGATTTTTTTTGCCAACTGAGAAGCGTCACCGACATAACTTGCCGGTGTTAATCGAAGCAATCCATCTTTGGCTTCTTGAGGAATTTCAAGTTGCTGAATGAAAGTTTGAATGACTTCTTTAGTTATATG from Candidatus Methylopumilus planktonicus includes these protein-coding regions:
- a CDS encoding DUF2069 domain-containing protein, with translation MKNYLQLGASVSLICLIFLLCSWELFLAPFKSQSSWLVLKVVPLLISMMGILKGKIYTYKWSGLLIFIYFIEGVVRAYSDLGLSSKIALLEVFLSVVFFLCVTFYLKVSRP
- the surE gene encoding 5'/3'-nucleotidase SurE; amino-acid sequence: MNILLSNDDGYNAPGIKKLASYLKKIAHVTIVAPDRNRSGASNSLSLDRPLTVTEVEKDYYYINGTPTDCVHLALTGLLDKVPDMVISGINNGANMGDDTIYSGTVAAAMEGFLLDIPSFAISMSQNDATYFETAASITNDLILHYQNNKPKEAMLLNINVPDVPLEKIQGIHITRLGKRHKAEPVNKTQDVDGNTSYWVGAAGLPNDGGEGTDFYSVGRGFVSVSPIHADLTRHNQINDLKTWMNNFK
- the wrbA gene encoding NAD(P)H:quinone oxidoreductase; the protein is MKEVLVLYYSHGGAVGEMATFIARGIESIPGVKARIRTVPKVTSTIQALEDSIPSEGPPYVDHKDLEECIGLAMGSPTRFGNMAAPLKYFIDSTISLWLSGNLIGKPACVFTSSGSLHGGNESTLLSMQLPLLHLGMVIMGVPYSVPELSSTKTGGTPYGPSHVAGESNKAPISEDEKKICLAMGKRLAETALKLSA